In a single window of the Bactrocera dorsalis isolate Fly_Bdor chromosome 2, ASM2337382v1, whole genome shotgun sequence genome:
- the LOC105226417 gene encoding uncharacterized protein LOC105226417 translates to MNYGRKTPSTYRSNHSVYSHTTGRSSTNLHSIKSRSMRSVRVPWYQRPILKNNQYIDIQKNSMLIGIFAIFLALFTIGTAIFDIYCLAMAAPGSTHYGYYIISYEFVYVGNKFVRNMLIVFALFSLILGIVILFTSILLVIALRKEYERKILPWLNTFAVFTIWRSLALIFFAIVNDLIFAYNIIMVLLWSVALVVCIYGWCVVYSLFLELTNLTKLEDLAHLRMGTMASLHASAANSLAGSRPTTPHSTVSTMPVG, encoded by the exons ATGAATTATGGCCGTAAGACACCGTCCACGTATCGCTCCAACCATTCGGTGTACTCCCACACCACTGGCAG ATCGTCGACAAATTTACATTCGATAAAATCGCGGTCAATGCGCTCGGTGCGCGTGCCATGGTATCAGCGCCCTATTTTGAAGAACAACCAATACATAGATATACAGAAGAATTCAATGCTAATCGGAATATTTGCCATT tTTCTTGCACTCTTCACCATTGGCACTGCAATTTTCGATATCTACTGCTTAGCTATGGCTGCACCTGGCTCAACTCACTATGGTTACTATATAATCTCGTACGAATTTGTTTATGTCGGTAACAAATTTG TGCGCAACATGCTTATTgtgtttgctttattttctcTGATACTGGGAATAGTTATATTATTTACAAGTATTTTGCTTGTAATTGCGCTTAGAAAG GAGTACGAGCGCAAAATTCTGCCTTGGTTGAACACATTTGCTGTGTTTACCATTTGGCGCTCACTAGCTTTGATATTCTTTGCAATAGTTAACGATTTGATCTTCGCTTACAATATTATTATGGTATTGCTATGGAGTGTCGCTTTAGTTGTTTGCATCTATGGCTGGTGCGTGGTGTACTCGTTATTCCTTGAGTTGACCAACTTGACGAAATTGGAGGATTTGGCACATTTACGC atGGGCACGATGGCTTCTTTGCATGCATCAGCTGCCAATTCCTTGGCTGGTTCCCGTCCAACTACACCGCATAGCACCGTGTCTACTATGCCTGTGGGTTAG